One window of Mesorhizobium loti R88b genomic DNA carries:
- the recR gene encoding recombination mediator RecR, whose translation MSKRIAGPEIERLIQLLAKVPGLGPRSARRAALHLIKKKEQLLSPLAAAMGEAADKVRICTTCGNVDTSDPCMICTDPRRDATTLIVVEDVADLWALERAAAMNVRYHVLGGTLSPLDGIGPDQLNIRSLIDRVAGGEVKEIILAVNATVEGQTTAHYLTDQLSGFDIKVTRLAHGVPVGGELDYLDEGTLAAALRSRTAF comes from the coding sequence ATGTCGAAGCGAATCGCGGGTCCAGAGATCGAACGCCTCATCCAACTCCTGGCCAAGGTGCCGGGACTTGGCCCCCGTTCGGCCAGGCGCGCCGCACTGCATCTGATCAAGAAGAAGGAGCAGCTTCTGTCGCCGCTCGCCGCCGCCATGGGCGAGGCCGCCGACAAGGTTCGCATCTGCACGACCTGCGGCAATGTCGATACGTCGGATCCTTGCATGATCTGCACCGACCCGCGCCGTGATGCCACAACCCTCATCGTCGTCGAGGACGTAGCCGATCTCTGGGCTTTGGAGCGGGCAGCAGCGATGAACGTGCGCTATCACGTGCTCGGCGGCACGCTGTCGCCGCTCGACGGCATCGGCCCCGACCAGCTTAACATCCGCTCGCTGATCGACCGCGTCGCCGGCGGCGAGGTGAAGGAAATCATCCTTGCCGTCAACGCCACCGTCGAGGGCCAGACCACCGCGCACTACCTCACCGACCAGCTGTCCGGCTTCGACATCAAGGTGACAAGGCTGGCGCATGGCGTGCCGGTCGGCGGTGAACTCGACTATCTCGACGAGGGCACGCTGGCCGCGGCGCTGCGTTCGCGGACGGCGTTTTGA
- a CDS encoding cell wall hydrolase, protein MIVTRWKAPLLLGVITSPLFLAACSQTTSHGMSVASLTDAITPSFLTSRAYSQTPKDRECLERAMFFESNRSSRDGMIAVGTVVMNRLRSGNHGTTICQVVGEPGQFAPGVMTRPMNSRAMPDVEEAADAVLKGERKAKLKNTMYFHTAGLRFPYKNMHYTMVAGGNAFYEKRGRNWQPLPDEPMVASYEPERPAAPVTMVASAEPVRPAKTTVRTAPAQQAYMTAAAEPARPFKMATAPAKQTYMTAAAAPAAKSGRVSAKSVEVAMQEPMEEPDAARFGGTVNTRVISSVQGEPQEASMGFQSTPENTDAIGAMIVSQGRPLEAN, encoded by the coding sequence TTGATCGTCACGCGATGGAAGGCGCCGCTGTTGCTCGGCGTCATCACGTCTCCCCTGTTTCTGGCTGCCTGCAGCCAGACCACTTCGCACGGCATGTCGGTCGCCAGCCTGACCGATGCCATCACGCCGAGTTTCCTGACGTCGCGCGCCTACAGTCAGACGCCGAAGGACAGGGAATGTCTGGAAAGGGCGATGTTCTTCGAGTCCAACCGCTCGAGCCGCGACGGCATGATCGCCGTCGGCACGGTGGTGATGAACCGCCTGCGGTCCGGCAATCACGGCACCACCATTTGCCAGGTGGTCGGCGAACCCGGTCAGTTCGCGCCGGGCGTCATGACCAGGCCGATGAATTCACGCGCAATGCCCGATGTCGAGGAAGCAGCCGACGCTGTGCTCAAGGGCGAGCGCAAGGCCAAGCTCAAGAACACGATGTATTTCCACACCGCCGGCCTGCGCTTCCCCTACAAGAACATGCACTACACCATGGTTGCCGGCGGCAATGCGTTCTACGAGAAGCGCGGCCGCAACTGGCAGCCGCTGCCCGATGAGCCGATGGTTGCCTCGTATGAACCGGAGAGGCCAGCCGCGCCGGTGACGATGGTTGCTTCGGCTGAGCCGGTTCGTCCGGCCAAGACCACCGTTCGCACCGCCCCGGCACAACAGGCCTATATGACCGCTGCAGCGGAACCGGCACGTCCGTTCAAGATGGCCACTGCCCCAGCCAAGCAGACCTACATGACAGCGGCGGCAGCGCCGGCGGCAAAGTCCGGGCGTGTCTCGGCCAAGTCCGTTGAAGTCGCCATGCAGGAGCCGATGGAAGAACCGGATGCCGCCCGCTTTGGCGGAACCGTGAACACCCGCGTCATCAGTTCGGTTCAGGGCGAGCCACAAGAGGCATCGATGGGATTCCAGTCGACACCTGAGAACACCGACGCCATCGGTGCGATGATCGTCAGCCAGGGCCGGCCGCTCGAAGCCAACTGA
- a CDS encoding YbaB/EbfC family nucleoid-associated protein, protein MKDLLGLMGKAKEMQAKFQAMQDEIATLEASGQAGGGLVNVTLTGKFEMKSLKIDPSLFKEDDVEILEDLILAAHNDAKAKVELIMQEKTKALTAGLPIPPGMKLPF, encoded by the coding sequence ATGAAAGATCTTCTCGGCCTGATGGGCAAGGCGAAGGAAATGCAGGCCAAGTTCCAGGCCATGCAGGATGAAATCGCCACGCTGGAGGCGTCTGGCCAGGCCGGCGGCGGTCTGGTCAACGTGACGCTGACCGGAAAATTCGAGATGAAATCACTGAAGATTGACCCGTCTCTGTTCAAGGAGGACGATGTCGAGATCCTCGAGGACCTGATTCTCGCTGCCCACAACGACGCCAAGGCCAAGGTCGAGCTGATCATGCAGGAAAAGACCAAGGCGCTGACAGCCGGCCTGCCGATCCCGCCGGGAATGAAACTGCCATTCTAG